The following are encoded in a window of Trueperaceae bacterium genomic DNA:
- a CDS encoding bifunctional 3,4-dihydroxy-2-butanone-4-phosphate synthase/GTP cyclohydrolase II, producing MPDTRVAPAAAGLATIPELLEELRRGRPVIVVDDEDRENEGDLVLPAQSATTEQVAFMIRHTGGVVCLALTEAAADRLDLPPMVRHNTARRGTAFTVTIEAKEGVSTGISARDRALTLRTAAAPGASADDLARPGHVFPLRARDGGVLRRAGHTEAGVDLCRLAGLEPAAAISELMADDGSMLRLPAIREFAAAHGLKVGTIADLIAYRLRADAFVRRVTSSALPTAYGEFTVHGYVDELTGAEHVALTLGDVAAATALEDGVLVRVHSECLTGDALHSLRCDCGAQRDAAMAAIAAEGRGVFVYLRQEGRGIGLLNKLRAYHLQDEGYDTVEANVHLGLPVDDRDYGVGAQILADLGVRRMRLLTNNPRKLAALAGFGLEPVARVPLHVGRNPYNERYLHTKEVKLGHFADRPE from the coding sequence ATGCCTGACACGAGGGTAGCCCCGGCCGCCGCCGGCCTCGCCACCATCCCCGAGCTCCTGGAGGAGCTGCGGCGCGGTCGCCCCGTCATCGTGGTCGACGACGAGGACCGCGAGAACGAGGGCGACCTCGTCCTCCCCGCGCAGAGCGCCACCACCGAGCAGGTGGCGTTCATGATCCGCCACACGGGCGGGGTCGTGTGCCTGGCCCTCACCGAGGCGGCCGCCGACCGGCTCGACCTGCCGCCCATGGTGCGGCACAACACCGCCAGGCGCGGCACCGCCTTCACCGTGACCATCGAGGCCAAGGAGGGCGTCAGCACCGGCATCAGCGCCCGCGACCGCGCCCTGACCCTCCGCACGGCGGCGGCGCCGGGCGCGAGCGCGGACGACCTCGCCCGCCCCGGCCACGTCTTCCCGCTGCGCGCCAGGGACGGCGGCGTGCTGCGCCGCGCCGGCCACACGGAGGCCGGCGTCGACCTGTGCCGCCTGGCCGGTCTCGAGCCCGCCGCGGCCATCTCCGAGCTGATGGCCGACGACGGCAGCATGCTCAGGCTCCCCGCCATCCGGGAGTTCGCCGCGGCGCACGGCCTGAAGGTCGGCACCATCGCCGACCTGATCGCCTACCGCCTGCGGGCCGACGCCTTCGTGCGCCGCGTCACGAGCAGCGCGCTCCCCACCGCCTACGGGGAGTTCACCGTGCACGGTTACGTCGACGAGCTCACGGGCGCCGAGCACGTCGCCCTCACGTTGGGCGACGTCGCCGCCGCCACCGCCTTGGAGGACGGCGTGCTGGTGCGGGTGCATTCGGAGTGCCTCACGGGCGACGCCCTCCACAGCCTGCGCTGCGACTGCGGCGCCCAGCGCGACGCGGCCATGGCCGCCATCGCCGCCGAGGGGCGCGGCGTCTTCGTCTACCTCAGGCAGGAGGGGCGCGGCATCGGGCTCCTCAACAAGCTCCGCGCCTACCACCTGCAGGACGAGGGGTACGACACGGTGGAGGCGAACGTGCACCTCGGCCTGCCCGTCGACGACCGCGACTACGGCGTGGGCGCGCAGATCCTGGCCGACCTGGGCGTGCGCCGCATGCGGCTCCTCACCAACAACCCGCGCAAGCTCGCGGCGCTGGCGGGTTTCGGGCTCGAGCCGGTGGCGCGGGTGCCGCTGCACGTGGGCCGGAACCCGTACAACGAGCGCTACCTGCACACCAAGGAGGTGAAACTGGGCCACTTCGCCGACCGGCCGGAGTGA
- a CDS encoding phosphoribosyltransferase translates to MALYRDRTHAGERLAAAMAGLGGEGVVVVALPRGGVPVAAVVARELGAPLDVLPVRKVGHPHQPELALGALALGGRVVRNEEVLARSRAAEGWFERQAALERRELERRAVTYRGSAAPPDLTGKEVLLVDDGLATGATMRAAVAAARDLGARRVVVAVPVGAPSTVAQLRAEADAVVCVFEPQTLSSVGEWYDDFAQTTDAEVLAILAERAP, encoded by the coding sequence ATGGCGCTTTACAGGGACCGCACCCACGCCGGTGAGCGCTTGGCCGCCGCCATGGCGGGCCTGGGCGGGGAGGGCGTGGTCGTGGTGGCGCTCCCCCGCGGCGGCGTGCCCGTGGCCGCGGTGGTGGCCAGGGAGCTGGGAGCCCCTCTCGACGTGCTGCCGGTGCGCAAGGTCGGTCACCCGCACCAGCCCGAGCTGGCGCTCGGGGCGCTGGCCCTGGGAGGGCGGGTGGTGCGTAACGAGGAGGTGCTGGCCCGGTCGCGGGCGGCGGAAGGGTGGTTCGAGCGCCAGGCGGCGCTGGAGCGCCGCGAGCTGGAGCGGCGCGCGGTGACCTACCGCGGCAGCGCCGCGCCGCCCGACCTGACGGGCAAGGAGGTGCTACTGGTTGACGACGGCCTCGCCACGGGCGCCACCATGCGAGCTGCCGTGGCCGCGGCGCGCGACCTGGGGGCCCGCCGCGTGGTCGTGGCCGTGCCGGTGGGGGCGCCCTCCACCGTCGCGCAGCTCAGGGCGGAGGCCGACGCCGTCGTGTGCGTCTTCGAGCCGCAGACGCTTTCCAGCGTGGGCGAGTGGTACGACGACTTCGCTCAGACGACCGACGCCGAGGTGCTCGCCATCCTGGCCGAGCGGGCGCCATAG
- a CDS encoding YceH family protein translates to MALTDIELRVLGSLVEKERTTPDGYPLTMQALVTACNQKTSRDPVTDYHLQDVQDALQRLRDKGLAATTQEVSDRVPKHRHKIAQAWSVNDKEIALLGVLMLRGPQTPGELRTRTERYVAFADVADVERVLDGLAGRSVPLAANLGRGPGQSQDRWTHKLGADEERMQPRVRHGGAAAGGDHGAAPGGTGAAAATGGSPLAVLLRRVEALERRVEALEGRASGEPA, encoded by the coding sequence ATGGCCCTCACCGACATCGAGCTGCGCGTACTGGGCTCCCTCGTTGAGAAGGAGCGCACGACGCCGGACGGTTACCCCCTCACGATGCAGGCGCTCGTCACCGCCTGCAACCAGAAGACCAGCCGCGACCCCGTCACCGACTACCACCTGCAGGACGTGCAGGACGCCCTGCAGCGCCTCCGCGACAAGGGACTCGCCGCGACGACGCAGGAGGTCAGCGACCGCGTCCCCAAGCACCGCCACAAGATCGCGCAGGCCTGGTCGGTGAACGACAAGGAGATCGCGCTGCTCGGCGTCCTCATGCTGCGTGGCCCCCAGACGCCCGGCGAGCTGCGCACGCGCACGGAGCGCTACGTCGCCTTCGCCGACGTGGCGGACGTCGAGCGCGTCCTCGACGGCCTGGCCGGCCGCTCCGTCCCGCTGGCGGCGAACCTCGGCCGCGGCCCGGGCCAGAGCCAGGACCGCTGGACCCACAAGCTGGGCGCGGACGAGGAGCGCATGCAGCCCCGCGTGCGTCACGGCGGCGCGGCGGCAGGCGGCGACCATGGTGCCGCACCTGGCGGGACCGGTGCGGCGGCCGCGACCGGCGGCTCGCCGCTGGCGGTGCTGCTTCGGCGCGTCGAGGCGCTCGAGCGGCGCGTCGAGGCGCTGGAGGGGCGCGCCTCCGGCGAGCCCGCCTAG
- a CDS encoding HlyC/CorC family transporter has protein sequence MNVVIVLLLIVVNGLFAMAEIAIVSANRLRLQQKAEAGLPAAVRALALAENPNTFLSTTQIGITLVGVFSGAFGGATLSGPLADLLRGVPFLHGVADPLAFGAVVVLITYVSLVVGELVPKRIGLNEPERIAMALGGFMMGLSRLARPLVAFLGASTNGLLRLLRVKPSAAEVISEEDIDMMIAQGLRAGVIEPAEQEIIENAFWLGERKANAIMTPRHDVSWFDLAASRVEVLERIKAEPHGRYLVCDGELDNVVGFVALQDLLVAELADDPFALAGMLRKPLMVPETLPILSLLNSFRESRTHFAVVLDEYGGVEGIATLADILEELVGDILPPGEEGAPEVVELGPRRWRVQGSMHVDDFVDLLGLDDDVVPEGSGYQTVGGLLADRLGRVPQAADETAWHGYSLEVEEMDGLRVSWVRVVP, from the coding sequence ATGAACGTGGTCATCGTCCTGCTCCTCATCGTCGTGAACGGTCTCTTCGCCATGGCCGAGATCGCCATCGTGTCGGCCAACAGGCTCAGGCTGCAGCAGAAGGCCGAGGCCGGCCTGCCGGCGGCGGTCCGCGCCCTCGCCCTGGCCGAGAACCCGAACACGTTCCTGTCGACGACGCAGATCGGCATAACGCTCGTCGGGGTCTTCTCCGGGGCGTTCGGTGGCGCCACCCTCTCCGGCCCCCTGGCGGACCTCCTGCGCGGCGTCCCCTTCCTGCACGGCGTCGCCGACCCGCTGGCGTTCGGCGCCGTGGTCGTGCTCATCACCTACGTCTCGCTGGTGGTCGGCGAGCTCGTGCCCAAGCGCATCGGCTTGAACGAGCCGGAACGCATCGCCATGGCGCTTGGCGGCTTCATGATGGGCCTGTCGCGCCTCGCCCGCCCCCTCGTCGCCTTCCTCGGCGCCTCCACCAACGGGCTGCTGCGCCTCCTGCGCGTCAAGCCCAGCGCGGCCGAGGTCATCAGCGAGGAGGACATCGACATGATGATCGCGCAGGGGCTGCGAGCGGGCGTGATCGAACCCGCCGAGCAGGAGATCATCGAGAACGCCTTCTGGCTGGGTGAACGGAAGGCGAACGCCATCATGACGCCGCGTCACGACGTGTCGTGGTTCGACCTTGCGGCGAGCCGCGTCGAGGTCCTCGAGCGCATCAAGGCGGAACCGCACGGGCGCTACCTCGTGTGCGACGGTGAGCTCGACAACGTCGTCGGCTTCGTGGCGCTGCAGGACCTGCTCGTCGCGGAGCTGGCGGACGACCCGTTCGCGCTGGCAGGCATGCTGCGCAAGCCGCTGATGGTGCCCGAGACGCTGCCCATACTCTCGCTTCTCAACAGCTTCAGGGAGTCGCGCACCCACTTCGCCGTCGTGCTCGACGAGTACGGCGGCGTGGAGGGGATAGCCACGCTCGCCGACATCCTTGAGGAGCTCGTGGGCGACATCCTCCCGCCCGGCGAGGAGGGCGCGCCCGAGGTCGTGGAGTTGGGGCCGCGGCGCTGGCGCGTGCAGGGCTCCATGCACGTCGACGACTTCGTCGACCTGCTCGGCCTCGACGACGACGTGGTACCGGAGGGGAGCGGCTACCAGACGGTGGGCGGCCTGCTCGCGGACCGGCTCGGGCGCGTGCCGCAGGCGGCGGACGAGACCGCCTGGCACGGCTACAGCCTCGAGGTGGAGGAGATGGATGGGCTGCGCGTCAGCTGGGTGCGCGTGGTGCC